The following are encoded in a window of Pseudomonas sp. JQ170C genomic DNA:
- the ligA gene encoding NAD-dependent DNA ligase LigA: MTAQSRILELRAELDQHNYRYYVLDEPSVPDAEYDRLFNELKALEAEHPELVTADSPTQRVGGAALSAFSQVRHEVPMLSLGNAFEEDDLREFDRRVVEGLDLPAGDLFGGGAAVDYSCEPKLDGLAVSLLYRDGQLVQGATRGDGTTGEDISVNVRTVRNIPLKLQGEGWPAVLEVRGEVYMSKAGFERLNQAQIEVGGKTFANPRNAAAGSLRQLDSKITASRPLEFCCYGLGQVSAQIADTHIGILEQLKAWGMPISRELRHAAGIAECLEYYRDIGARRNDLPYEIDGVVFKVNSLASQRELGFRAREPRWAIAHKFPAMEELTEVLDVEFQVGRTGAVTPVARLKPVKVAGVTVSNATLHNMDEVARLGLMIGDTVIIRRAGDVIPQVMQVVTERRPADARPVHIPTECPVCGSQVERTQLVKRSKGKETVSEGAVYRCVGRLACAAQLKQAIIHYVSRRAMDIEGLGEKSVEQLVDEGLIRSPADLYQLTFEQIVDLEGFAELSSKNLLAAVEASKQPGLARFIYALGIPDVGEETAKVLARSLGSLQRVMAALPQVLTYLPDIGLEVAHEIHSFFEDEHNRTVIAQLLERGLKLQDEGELAAEFAASTTLAGLIAKLDIPSVGPTGAEKLVAKLDSLEKIIAADGIDLRQALAAKPAEAVRTFFQVPANAALALAIEAQLREFGMHWSSEKKVAAGLPLAGQTWVLTGSLERMSRDVAKDKLESLGAKVAGSVSAKTHCVVAGPGAGSKLAKANDLGVKVLDEDAFVVFLGEHGIEV, encoded by the coding sequence ATGACTGCCCAATCCCGAATCCTTGAGTTGCGTGCCGAACTCGATCAGCACAACTACCGCTACTACGTGCTCGACGAACCCAGCGTGCCGGATGCCGAGTACGATCGTCTGTTCAACGAACTCAAGGCCCTGGAGGCCGAGCACCCGGAACTGGTAACCGCCGATTCGCCCACCCAGCGCGTGGGTGGTGCAGCCTTGTCGGCATTCAGCCAGGTGCGTCACGAAGTGCCGATGCTGAGCCTGGGCAACGCCTTCGAGGAAGACGACCTGCGCGAGTTCGACCGTCGCGTGGTCGAGGGCCTGGACCTGCCGGCAGGCGACCTGTTTGGTGGTGGCGCGGCGGTCGATTACAGCTGCGAGCCCAAGCTCGACGGCCTGGCAGTCAGCCTGCTGTACCGCGACGGTCAGCTGGTGCAAGGCGCAACCCGGGGCGACGGCACAACCGGTGAAGACATCAGTGTCAACGTGCGTACCGTTCGCAACATTCCCCTCAAGCTGCAGGGCGAAGGCTGGCCGGCCGTGCTTGAGGTGCGTGGCGAGGTGTACATGTCCAAGGCCGGTTTCGAGCGCCTGAACCAGGCACAGATCGAGGTGGGCGGCAAGACTTTCGCCAACCCGCGCAACGCCGCCGCCGGCAGCCTGCGTCAACTGGACTCGAAGATTACCGCCAGCCGTCCGCTGGAGTTCTGCTGCTACGGATTGGGCCAGGTGTCGGCGCAGATCGCTGATACCCACATCGGCATCCTGGAACAGCTCAAGGCCTGGGGCATGCCGATCAGTCGCGAGCTGCGCCATGCCGCGGGTATCGCCGAATGCCTGGAGTACTACCGAGACATTGGCGCACGGCGCAATGACCTGCCGTACGAGATCGACGGCGTGGTGTTCAAGGTCAACAGCCTGGCCTCTCAGCGTGAACTGGGCTTCCGTGCCCGCGAGCCGCGTTGGGCCATCGCCCACAAGTTCCCGGCCATGGAAGAACTGACCGAAGTGCTGGATGTGGAATTCCAGGTCGGTCGTACCGGCGCGGTGACCCCGGTGGCCCGGCTCAAGCCTGTGAAAGTGGCCGGCGTCACGGTGTCCAACGCCACCTTGCACAACATGGATGAAGTGGCGCGCCTGGGCCTGATGATTGGCGACACTGTGATCATCCGCCGTGCCGGCGATGTGATTCCCCAGGTCATGCAAGTGGTCACCGAGCGTCGCCCGGCTGATGCCCGCCCCGTGCATATCCCTACCGAATGCCCGGTGTGTGGCTCGCAGGTCGAGCGCACGCAACTGGTCAAGCGCAGCAAAGGCAAGGAAACCGTCAGCGAAGGCGCGGTGTACCGCTGCGTTGGTCGTCTGGCCTGCGCCGCACAGCTCAAGCAGGCCATCATCCACTACGTTTCGCGTCGGGCGATGGACATCGAAGGCCTGGGCGAGAAGAGCGTAGAGCAGTTGGTGGACGAGGGCCTGATCCGCTCGCCGGCCGACCTCTATCAACTGACGTTCGAGCAGATCGTCGACCTTGAAGGCTTCGCCGAGCTGTCGAGCAAGAACCTGCTGGCGGCCGTCGAGGCCAGCAAACAGCCAGGCCTGGCACGCTTCATCTATGCCCTGGGTATTCCGGACGTCGGCGAAGAGACGGCCAAGGTCCTGGCCCGTTCGCTCGGTTCGCTGCAGCGGGTCATGGCGGCGTTGCCGCAGGTGCTGACCTACCTGCCGGATATCGGCCTGGAAGTGGCCCACGAGATCCACAGTTTCTTTGAAGACGAACACAACCGCACGGTCATCGCGCAACTGCTCGAACGAGGCCTGAAGTTGCAGGATGAAGGTGAGCTGGCCGCCGAATTTGCCGCCAGCACCACCCTGGCCGGGCTGATCGCCAAGCTGGACATCCCGTCGGTAGGCCCCACCGGTGCCGAGAAGCTGGTGGCCAAGCTCGACAGCCTGGAAAAAATCATCGCTGCCGACGGCATCGACTTGCGCCAGGCCTTGGCCGCCAAGCCGGCCGAGGCGGTGCGCACCTTCTTCCAGGTGCCCGCCAACGCCGCACTGGCCTTGGCCATCGAGGCGCAGTTGCGTGAGTTCGGCATGCACTGGTCGAGCGAGAAGAAGGTCGCCGCGGGCTTGCCGCTGGCAGGGCAGACCTGGGTGCTGACCGGCTCGCTGGAGCGTATGAGTCGCGATGTGGCCAAGGACAAGCTCGAGAGCCTGGGCGCCAAGGTGGCGGGGTCGGTCTCGGCCAAGACCCACTGCGTGGTGGCGGGGCCTGGTGCGGGATCGAAGCTTGCCAAGGCCAATGACCTGGGCGTGAAGGTGCTGGACGAAGACGCGTTCGTGGTTTTCCTCGGCGAACACGGCATCGAGGTCTGA
- a CDS encoding zinc-binding metallopeptidase family protein, giving the protein MYRFFEQLGARIAAPFLSQAQHPDRVWQCQCGQSVFFRNSQCLACQSALGYWPPSNRVASLLPGAVEGTWLLDGEPQLGPLRRCANLDSPAACNWLLAADEPYSLCLACRLNRTIPDLSIAENSLRWRKLETAKRRLTAQLLHLGLPVEPKVEGDGPGLAFDFIGVDLEGNAPVTGHANGLITLDVREADDDWRERVRVQLHEPYRTLLGHLRHEVGHYYWDRLIANGPWLDGFRQLFGDERESYSDALERHYQQGAPSDWALAHVSAYATMHPWEDWAETWAHYLHMTDALDTALALGMNARSLELDYPPYQAQDLYQPEDPGAKDFLAFINAWVELSAMLNELSRSMGQVDFYPFVLSSAVVAKLHFIHLCVTENSPSH; this is encoded by the coding sequence ATGTATCGTTTTTTCGAGCAGTTGGGGGCCAGGATCGCGGCCCCTTTTCTCAGCCAGGCGCAGCACCCGGACCGGGTCTGGCAGTGCCAGTGCGGCCAGTCGGTGTTCTTTCGCAACAGCCAGTGCCTGGCCTGTCAGTCGGCACTCGGTTACTGGCCACCGAGCAACCGGGTGGCGAGCCTGTTGCCGGGGGCGGTTGAAGGCACCTGGCTGCTTGATGGCGAACCGCAGCTCGGCCCGCTGCGCCGTTGCGCCAACCTCGATAGCCCGGCGGCCTGCAACTGGCTGCTGGCGGCGGATGAGCCGTACAGCCTGTGCCTGGCCTGCCGCTTGAACCGGACCATTCCCGACCTCTCGATTGCCGAGAACTCCCTGCGCTGGCGCAAACTGGAAACCGCCAAGCGCCGCCTCACCGCGCAACTGTTGCACCTGGGCCTGCCGGTCGAACCCAAGGTCGAGGGTGACGGGCCCGGCCTGGCATTCGACTTTATCGGCGTTGACCTTGAGGGCAACGCCCCCGTTACCGGCCATGCCAATGGCTTGATCACCCTGGACGTACGCGAAGCCGACGATGACTGGCGCGAGCGGGTCCGGGTGCAGTTGCATGAGCCTTATAGAACCTTGCTCGGTCATCTGCGTCACGAAGTGGGGCACTACTACTGGGACCGCCTGATCGCCAACGGGCCTTGGCTCGATGGCTTTCGCCAGTTGTTTGGTGATGAGCGGGAAAGCTACAGCGACGCGCTTGAACGGCATTACCAGCAGGGTGCGCCGAGTGACTGGGCGCTGGCGCATGTGAGTGCCTACGCCACCATGCATCCCTGGGAAGACTGGGCTGAAACCTGGGCGCATTACCTGCACATGACCGATGCGCTGGACACCGCCCTGGCCCTGGGCATGAATGCTCGGAGCCTGGAGCTGGATTATCCACCGTACCAGGCCCAGGACCTGTACCAGCCGGAAGACCCGGGCGCCAAGGATTTTCTGGCGTTCATCAACGCCTGGGTCGAGCTCTCGGCCATGCTCAACGAACTGTCGCGCAGCATGGGGCAAGTGGATTTCTACCCGTTCGTGCTGTCGTCGGCGGTGGTGGCGAAATTGCACTTCATCCACCTATGCGTCACCGAAAACTCGCCAAGTCATTGA
- the dnaX gene encoding DNA polymerase III subunit gamma/tau: MSYQVLARKWRPRSFREMVGQTHVLKALINALDNQRLHHAYLFTGTRGVGKTTIARIIAKCLNCETGITSTPCGTCSVCREIDEGRFVDLIEIDAASRTKVEDTRELLDNVQYAPSRGRFKVYLIDEVHMLSSHSFNALLKTLEEPPPYVKFILATTDPQKLPATILSRCLQFSLKNMTPERVVEHLSHVLGAENVPFEDDALWLLGRAADGSMRDAMSLTDQAIAFGEGKVLAADVRAMLGTLDHGQVYGVLQALLEGDARALLEAVRHLAEQGPDWNGVLAEMLNVLHRVAIAQALPEAVDNGQGDRDRVLALAQSLPAEDVQFYYQMGLIGRRDLPLAPDPRGGFEMVLLRMLAFRPADTDDAPKPVLKPVGISQATADSASTVAAAAVVAPAVVAAAVDEPEPVEPQPVPVAAPEAEAEPVPVDVQAPAPELVVDLPWNDPVEAPPAVEPEPEPEPVAPAPQPAPVAAAVRQDAPPLDEGIGYSPAGMDRDDEPPLDEDYYEPEMDPASYSYLDELAIEHVHEATPVAEPEPLPAAQPATGLALQWLELFPQLPISGMTGSIAANCTLMAAEGDDWLLHLDPAHSALFNATQQRRLNEALNQHFGRTLKLSIELIRPEQETPAQAASRKRAERQGEAEASIQADPLIQQMIQQFGAMVRHDTIEPVDAQVAQGE; encoded by the coding sequence ATGAGTTATCAGGTTCTTGCACGTAAATGGCGTCCGCGCTCGTTCCGCGAAATGGTCGGCCAGACCCATGTGCTCAAGGCCTTGATCAATGCACTGGACAACCAGCGCCTGCACCATGCCTACCTGTTCACCGGTACCCGCGGTGTGGGCAAGACCACCATTGCGCGGATCATCGCCAAGTGCCTGAACTGCGAGACCGGTATCACCTCCACCCCGTGCGGCACCTGTTCGGTGTGTCGGGAGATCGATGAGGGCCGGTTCGTCGACCTGATCGAGATCGACGCCGCCAGCCGCACCAAGGTCGAAGATACTCGCGAACTGCTCGATAACGTGCAGTACGCCCCCAGCCGTGGACGCTTCAAGGTCTACCTGATCGACGAAGTACACATGCTCTCCAGCCACTCGTTCAACGCCTTGTTGAAAACGCTGGAAGAGCCGCCGCCCTACGTCAAGTTCATCCTGGCGACCACCGATCCGCAGAAATTGCCGGCGACCATCCTGTCGCGCTGTTTGCAGTTTTCCCTGAAGAACATGACCCCGGAGCGGGTGGTCGAGCACTTGAGCCATGTGCTGGGTGCCGAGAACGTTCCGTTTGAAGATGATGCCCTGTGGCTGCTCGGCCGTGCGGCCGATGGCTCCATGCGTGATGCCATGAGCCTGACCGATCAGGCCATTGCTTTCGGTGAAGGCAAGGTGCTGGCCGCCGATGTGCGGGCCATGCTCGGTACGCTGGATCACGGTCAGGTCTATGGCGTGTTGCAGGCGCTGCTCGAAGGCGACGCCCGCGCGCTGCTCGAAGCCGTAAGGCATCTGGCGGAGCAGGGGCCGGACTGGAATGGCGTGCTGGCCGAGATGCTCAATGTGCTGCACCGCGTGGCCATCGCCCAGGCTTTGCCCGAGGCGGTCGATAACGGCCAGGGTGACCGTGATCGCGTGTTGGCCCTGGCCCAGTCGTTGCCGGCAGAAGATGTGCAGTTCTATTACCAGATGGGCCTGATCGGTCGTCGTGATCTGCCGCTGGCACCAGACCCTCGCGGTGGTTTCGAGATGGTGTTGTTGCGCATGCTGGCGTTTCGGCCTGCCGACACCGATGACGCACCGAAGCCGGTACTAAAGCCGGTGGGGATCAGCCAGGCCACAGCTGATTCTGCAAGTACGGTGGCAGCGGCCGCTGTGGTCGCACCTGCCGTGGTTGCCGCAGCGGTTGACGAGCCCGAGCCGGTCGAGCCGCAGCCAGTGCCTGTGGCAGCGCCAGAAGCTGAAGCTGAACCTGTGCCGGTCGACGTGCAAGCGCCAGCGCCCGAGCTTGTGGTCGATCTGCCCTGGAACGACCCGGTGGAGGCGCCGCCTGCTGTTGAACCCGAGCCTGAGCCCGAACCTGTCGCCCCCGCACCGCAACCTGCCCCGGTTGCGGCTGCCGTTCGCCAGGACGCGCCACCGCTCGACGAGGGCATCGGCTACAGCCCGGCCGGTATGGACCGCGACGACGAGCCGCCGCTGGATGAAGACTATTACGAACCGGAAATGGATCCGGCCAGCTACAGTTACCTCGATGAGCTGGCGATCGAGCATGTGCACGAAGCGACGCCTGTCGCGGAGCCCGAGCCGCTCCCTGCAGCCCAGCCGGCCACCGGCCTGGCATTGCAATGGCTGGAATTATTCCCACAGTTGCCGATCTCGGGGATGACCGGCAGTATCGCCGCCAACTGTACCTTGATGGCCGCCGAAGGCGATGACTGGCTGCTGCACCTGGACCCGGCCCATAGCGCCCTGTTCAACGCCACCCAGCAACGGCGCCTGAACGAGGCCCTGAACCAGCATTTCGGGCGTACGCTCAAGTTGTCCATCGAGCTGATTCGTCCCGAGCAGGAAACCCCGGCCCAGGCGGCATCGCGCAAGCGTGCCGAGCGTCAGGGCGAAGCTGAGGCGTCGATCCAGGCCGATCCGCTCATCCAGCAGATGATTCAGCAGTTTGGCGCCATGGTTCGACACGATACCATTGAGCCTGTAGACGCCCAGGTCGCACAGGGCGAATGA
- a CDS encoding YbaB/EbfC family nucleoid-associated protein, which translates to MMKGGMAGLMKQAQQMQEKMAKMQEELANAEVTGQSGAGLVSVVMTGRHDVKRISLDDSLMQEDKEVLEDLIAAAVNDAVRKVEQNSQEKMGGMTAGMQLPPGFKMPF; encoded by the coding sequence ATGATGAAAGGTGGCATGGCCGGCCTGATGAAGCAGGCCCAGCAGATGCAGGAAAAAATGGCCAAGATGCAGGAAGAGCTGGCCAACGCCGAAGTGACTGGCCAATCGGGCGCTGGCCTGGTCAGCGTGGTGATGACCGGTCGTCACGACGTCAAGCGCATCAGCCTGGACGACAGCCTGATGCAGGAAGACAAGGAAGTGCTCGAAGACCTGATCGCCGCCGCCGTCAACGATGCAGTGCGCAAGGTCGAGCAGAACAGCCAGGAAAAAATGGGCGGAATGACCGCTGGCATGCAACTGCCACCGGGTTTCAAAATGCCGTTCTAA
- the recR gene encoding recombination mediator RecR → MSFSPLIRQLIDALRTLPGVGQKTAQRMALQLLERDRSGGLRLAQALNQAMEGVGHCRQCRTLTEQELCPQCADTRRDDTLLCVVEGPMDVYAVEQTGYRGRYFVLKGHLSPLDGLGPEAIGIPQLMARIEEQDSFTEVILATNPTVEGEATAHYIAQLLADKGLVASRIAHGVPLGGELELVDGGTLAHSFAGRKPISL, encoded by the coding sequence ATGAGCTTCAGTCCCCTGATTCGCCAACTGATCGATGCCTTGCGCACCTTGCCCGGTGTCGGTCAGAAAACCGCTCAGCGCATGGCGTTGCAGTTGCTTGAGCGCGACCGCAGCGGCGGCCTGCGCCTGGCCCAGGCCTTGAACCAGGCCATGGAAGGCGTTGGGCACTGCCGCCAGTGCCGGACCCTGACCGAGCAGGAACTGTGCCCGCAGTGCGCCGACACGCGCCGAGACGACACGCTGCTGTGCGTGGTGGAAGGCCCGATGGATGTGTACGCGGTAGAGCAGACCGGCTATCGCGGTCGCTACTTTGTGCTCAAGGGGCACCTGTCACCGCTGGATGGCCTTGGGCCGGAGGCGATCGGCATTCCGCAGTTGATGGCGCGTATCGAAGAGCAAGACAGCTTCACCGAAGTGATCCTGGCCACCAACCCGACGGTGGAAGGTGAGGCGACTGCTCATTACATCGCCCAGTTGCTGGCCGACAAGGGGCTCGTTGCTTCGCGTATTGCCCACGGGGTGCCGTTGGGTGGGGAGCTGGAGCTGGTGGATGGCGGGACCCTGGCGCATTCCTTTGCCGGGCGTAAGCCGATCTCGCTGTGA
- a CDS encoding adenine phosphoribosyltransferase: MHSEPFDLKALIRPVPDFPKPGVIFRDITPLFQSPRGLRHVADAFIERYVEAEFSHIGAMDARGFLIGSIIAHQLNKPLILFRKQGKLPADVIAEGYQTEYGEAFLEVHADSLCEGDSVLVFDDLIATGGTLLAATNLVRRMGAEVFEAAAIIDLPELDGSKRLEAVGVPTFCLTAFSLSEF; the protein is encoded by the coding sequence ATGCACAGTGAACCCTTCGACCTCAAAGCCCTGATCCGCCCGGTGCCGGACTTCCCGAAACCTGGCGTGATCTTTCGCGACATCACTCCGCTGTTCCAGTCGCCACGGGGCCTGCGTCATGTGGCCGACGCCTTCATCGAGCGTTATGTCGAGGCCGAATTCAGCCACATCGGCGCCATGGACGCCCGCGGCTTCCTGATCGGCTCGATCATCGCCCACCAACTGAACAAGCCCCTGATCCTGTTTCGCAAGCAGGGCAAACTGCCGGCCGATGTGATCGCCGAGGGCTACCAGACCGAATACGGTGAAGCCTTCCTCGAAGTGCATGCCGACAGCCTGTGCGAGGGCGACTCGGTGCTGGTGTTCGATGACCTGATCGCCACCGGCGGCACCTTGCTGGCAGCCACCAACCTGGTACGGCGCATGGGCGCCGAGGTGTTCGAGGCTGCCGCGATCATCGACCTGCCGGAGCTGGACGGGTCGAAGCGCCTGGAAGCTGTGGGTGTACCCACTTTTTGCCTGACGGCGTTCTCGCTGAGCGAGTTTTAA
- the fnrA gene encoding Crp/Fnr family transcriptional regulator FnrA: MSEPVKLRPHNQAHCKDCSLAPLCLPLSLNLEDMDALDEIVKRGRPLKKGEFLFRQGDNFGSVYAVRSGALKTFSLSDSGEEQITGFHLPSELVGLSGMDTEAYPVSAQAQETTSVCEIPFERLDELSVQLPQLRRQLMRVMSREIRDDQQMMLLLSKKTADERIATFLVNLSARFRARGYSANQFRLSMSRNEIGNYLGLAVETVSRVFTRFQQNGLISAEGKEIHILDPIQLCALAGGSLDS, encoded by the coding sequence ATGTCCGAGCCAGTTAAACTGCGCCCTCACAACCAGGCCCACTGCAAGGATTGCAGCCTGGCGCCTCTATGCCTGCCATTATCGTTGAACTTGGAAGACATGGATGCACTGGATGAAATCGTCAAACGCGGGCGACCGCTGAAGAAAGGCGAATTTCTGTTCCGCCAGGGTGACAACTTCGGCTCAGTTTACGCGGTGCGCTCCGGCGCCCTGAAAACCTTCAGTTTGAGCGACAGCGGCGAAGAGCAGATTACCGGCTTCCACCTGCCCAGCGAGCTGGTCGGCCTGTCCGGCATGGACACCGAAGCCTACCCGGTCTCGGCCCAGGCCCAGGAAACCACCTCGGTCTGCGAGATCCCGTTCGAGCGCCTCGACGAGCTCTCGGTACAGTTGCCGCAACTGCGCCGGCAACTGATGCGGGTGATGAGCCGCGAAATTCGTGACGACCAGCAAATGATGTTGCTGCTGTCGAAGAAAACCGCCGACGAGCGCATCGCCACCTTCCTGGTGAACCTCTCTGCTCGCTTCCGTGCCCGCGGTTACTCGGCCAATCAGTTCCGCCTGAGCATGTCGCGCAACGAAATCGGCAACTACCTGGGCCTGGCCGTGGAAACGGTTTCCCGGGTGTTCACCCGCTTCCAGCAAAACGGCCTGATTTCTGCCGAAGGCAAGGAAATCCATATCCTCGATCCGATCCAGCTGTGTGCGCTGGCCGGTGGCTCGCTGGACAGCTGA
- the hemN gene encoding oxygen-independent coproporphyrinogen III oxidase — protein MLDALRWDSDLIRRYDLAGPRYTSYPTAVQLHSEVGSFDLLHALRDSRRAVRPLSLYVHVPFCANICYYCACNKVITKDRGRALPYLQRLEQEIQLIACHLDPKQTVEQLHFGGGTPTFLSHVELRRLMAYLRQHFNLLDDDSGDYGIEIDPREADWSTMGLLRELGFNRVSLGVQDLDPVVQRAINRLQSLEQTRAIIEAARTLQFRSINLDLIYGLPKQTPEGFARTVEEVIKLQPDRLSVFNYAHLPERFMPQRRIDSNDLPAPAAKLEMLQRTIEQLTAAGYRYIGMDHFALPDDELAIAQEESTLQRNFQGYTTHGHCDLIGLGVSAISQIGDLYCQNSSDLNTYQNSLLSAQLATSRGLVCTADDRLRRAVIQQLICHFELDFDTIEQAFTIDFRGYFKDEWPALQAMHKDGLINLSAKGIEVLPAGRLLVRSVCMAFDAYLGMHSQQRFSRVI, from the coding sequence ATGCTCGACGCACTTCGTTGGGACTCTGACCTGATCCGTCGTTACGACCTGGCAGGTCCACGCTACACCTCATACCCAACCGCCGTGCAACTGCACAGCGAAGTCGGCTCATTCGATCTTCTGCACGCCCTGCGTGACAGCCGTCGCGCCGTGCGCCCGCTGTCGCTCTACGTGCACGTGCCGTTCTGCGCCAACATCTGCTACTACTGCGCCTGCAACAAGGTCATCACCAAGGACCGGGGCCGCGCGCTGCCCTATCTGCAGCGCCTGGAGCAGGAGATCCAGCTGATCGCCTGCCACCTGGACCCCAAGCAGACCGTCGAGCAACTGCATTTTGGTGGCGGTACGCCAACCTTCCTCAGCCATGTCGAACTGCGCCGCCTGATGGCCTACCTGCGCCAGCACTTCAACCTGCTGGACGACGACTCCGGCGACTACGGCATCGAGATCGACCCCCGCGAGGCCGACTGGTCAACCATGGGCCTGCTGCGCGAGCTGGGTTTCAACCGGGTCAGCCTTGGCGTGCAAGACCTTGACCCCGTGGTGCAACGGGCGATCAACCGCTTGCAGAGCCTGGAGCAGACGCGCGCGATCATTGAAGCTGCACGTACCCTGCAGTTTCGCTCGATCAACCTCGACCTGATCTACGGCCTGCCCAAGCAAACCCCCGAGGGGTTCGCCCGCACCGTGGAGGAAGTCATCAAGTTGCAACCGGATCGCCTGTCGGTGTTCAACTATGCGCACCTGCCGGAGCGCTTCATGCCCCAACGGCGTATCGACAGCAACGACCTGCCGGCACCGGCCGCCAAGCTGGAGATGCTGCAACGGACCATCGAGCAACTGACCGCCGCCGGCTACCGCTATATCGGCATGGATCACTTCGCACTGCCCGATGACGAGCTGGCCATTGCCCAGGAAGAGTCAACGCTGCAACGCAACTTCCAGGGCTACACCACCCACGGCCATTGCGACCTGATCGGCCTTGGCGTTTCAGCCATCAGCCAGATCGGTGACCTGTACTGCCAGAACAGCAGCGACCTGAACACCTACCAGAACTCCCTGCTCAGTGCCCAGCTGGCCACCAGCCGCGGTTTGGTCTGCACCGCTGACGACCGCTTGCGCCGTGCCGTGATCCAGCAACTGATCTGCCATTTCGAGCTGGATTTCGACACCATCGAACAGGCCTTCACCATCGACTTTCGCGGTTACTTCAAGGACGAGTGGCCGGCGCTGCAAGCCATGCACAAAGACGGTTTGATCAACCTCAGTGCCAAGGGCATCGAGGTGCTGCCTGCCGGACGGCTGCTGGTACGCTCGGTCTGCATGGCGTTCGACGCCTACCTGGGCATGCACAGCCAGCAGCGATTCTCACGGGTCATTTGA
- a CDS encoding sulfite exporter TauE/SafE family protein, translating to MLELLPLLSSALILGLLGGGHCLGMCGGLMGALTLAIPKEQRSRRFRLLLAYNLGRILSYALAGLLLGLAGWAVANSPVALGMRVVAALLLICMGLYLADWWSGLTRIEALGRGLWRHIQPVANRLLPVSSLPRALLLGALWGWLPCGLVYSTLLWAASQGNAVDSALLMLAFGLGTWPVLLATGLAAERTSALLRKRGVRVAGGLLVILFGLWTLPGPHQHWLMGH from the coding sequence GTGCTTGAACTGCTTCCCCTGCTCAGCTCGGCGCTGATTCTCGGCCTGCTGGGCGGCGGTCACTGCCTGGGCATGTGCGGCGGCCTGATGGGCGCCCTGACCCTGGCCATTCCCAAGGAACAGCGCAGTCGGCGGTTTCGCCTGCTGCTGGCCTACAACCTCGGACGCATCCTCAGCTACGCCCTGGCCGGCCTGCTGCTGGGCCTGGCCGGCTGGGCCGTAGCCAACAGCCCGGTGGCCCTGGGCATGCGCGTGGTCGCGGCACTGCTGTTGATTTGCATGGGCCTGTACCTGGCCGACTGGTGGAGCGGCCTGACCCGCATCGAAGCACTGGGGCGCGGCCTGTGGCGACATATCCAACCGGTCGCCAACCGTCTGTTGCCAGTGTCCAGCCTGCCCCGCGCCCTGTTGCTGGGCGCCCTGTGGGGCTGGCTGCCCTGCGGCCTGGTCTATAGCACCCTGCTGTGGGCCGCGAGCCAGGGCAATGCCGTCGACAGCGCCCTGCTGATGCTCGCCTTCGGCCTGGGCACCTGGCCGGTGCTGCTGGCCACAGGGCTTGCCGCCGAGCGCACCAGCGCGCTGCTGCGCAAACGCGGCGTGCGGGTTGCCGGCGGGCTTCTGGTGATCCTGTTTGGCCTCTGGACCCTGCCAGGGCCACACCAGCACTGGCTGATGGGCCACTAA
- the ccoS gene encoding cbb3-type cytochrome oxidase assembly protein CcoS codes for MPALYVMIPAALLIVAIAVYIFFWAVDSGQYDDLDGPAHSILFDDQDPQHTAAMDEADGKKPDDGAPPRA; via the coding sequence ATGCCCGCGCTCTACGTCATGATTCCCGCCGCGCTGCTGATCGTCGCCATCGCCGTGTACATCTTCTTCTGGGCGGTGGACAGCGGCCAGTACGACGACCTCGACGGCCCGGCCCACAGCATCCTGTTCGATGACCAGGACCCTCAGCACACCGCCGCCATGGACGAGGCCGACGGCAAGAAACCCGACGACGGCGCCCCACCCCGTGCTTGA